In one window of candidate division KSB1 bacterium DNA:
- a CDS encoding energy transducer TonB, with protein sequence MAKLYRRGGESRLLRKVIREAAWAASFVLVACATGRIQPPALIDQGQLDYPLEAKLAQIQGDVLLGLDIDERGRVEEASVLTSSGHPVLDEAALRYAHKLRFRPARINRRPIRAHTELLLKFRLSQEKFDPDKWVNEVLGIQSDLRKAEGDKRRELLERLLEAYVAFVRFAQGQTDPRLSQRAGEVVLPTIRQRWHLFWGRHTAAFTVLDDYLERCADEPKLRTLAEGQLLEALLDTLHQLRLETFTGSGDRRQREQMIAAIEEYLQRRFPSTRGQLRPLP encoded by the coding sequence ATGGCGAAACTCTACCGGCGAGGCGGGGAAAGTCGCCTCCTAAGGAAGGTTATCAGGGAAGCGGCGTGGGCCGCTTCTTTTGTTCTCGTCGCTTGCGCCACCGGCCGGATCCAACCGCCCGCTCTGATCGATCAGGGCCAACTGGACTACCCGCTGGAGGCGAAGCTGGCGCAAATCCAAGGGGATGTGCTTCTGGGCCTGGACATTGATGAGCGAGGAAGGGTAGAAGAGGCCTCGGTCCTGACCTCGTCGGGGCATCCCGTCCTGGATGAGGCAGCATTGCGCTACGCCCACAAGCTCCGCTTTCGGCCTGCCCGGATAAACCGACGCCCTATCCGGGCGCACACCGAACTCCTCCTCAAGTTCCGCCTCAGCCAGGAGAAGTTTGATCCGGATAAGTGGGTCAACGAAGTGCTGGGGATCCAGTCGGATCTGCGCAAGGCTGAGGGGGACAAGCGCCGCGAACTGCTCGAAAGGCTTCTGGAGGCTTACGTCGCCTTCGTCCGCTTCGCGCAGGGACAGACCGACCCAAGGCTAAGTCAGAGGGCGGGGGAGGTGGTGCTTCCCACCATCCGACAGAGGTGGCATCTTTTCTGGGGCAGACACACGGCGGCCTTTACAGTACTGGACGACTATCTCGAGCGCTGCGCCGATGAGCCCAAGCTACGCACCCTGGCGGAGGGGCAGCTCCTTGAGGCGCTTCTGGACACCCTCCACCAGCTGAGGTTGGAGACATTTACGGGCTCGGGAGATCGCCGTCAAAGGGAACAAATGATCGCCGCCATTGAAGAGTATTTACAGCGACGTTTCCCGTCTACGCGCGGGCAATTGCGCCCGCTCCCGTGA
- a CDS encoding outer membrane protein transport protein produces MSRVCGGSEVLRRILLALLVGGATGAQAQLEEPINLVGQPMGIGARALGLGGAYVAAADDYTALYWNPAGLALIRKTECNLGLSHTRHRDEATAFGVSVTDRTNQTRLNAAGLVLPVPTYRGSLVFAFGYHRPRTFDNSFAFRWFNPTPNDRVTQQWNEFEDGYLDVWSAGGAIDVSPDLSVGLSMSRWGGKNSYQWTLREYDSQDLYTFAQGLDEDNIHTSVKAYEFKVGALYRLGSLVRLGATLTLPRTFTFSEEWSQNSKTQFDNGSQEVYREDGSWEYQVEFPFVFSAGASLHLLNLMGTGEIEVIDWSQVKYATDPPQEGVSRTEANLAIHENYRTTTNLKLGAEFTIPGLGLQLRGGAALVPSPLRNVGSEFDRKYFSLGVGLLLDKQLKVDLSWTRGNWSQKTEKLSEDLRDLTERVHRDLFMATVAFRF; encoded by the coding sequence ATGAGCAGAGTGTGCGGTGGGAGCGAAGTCCTAAGGAGAATACTCCTCGCGCTGCTGGTGGGCGGGGCGACGGGGGCTCAGGCGCAGCTTGAGGAGCCCATTAACCTTGTCGGGCAGCCGATGGGAATTGGGGCAAGAGCGCTGGGGCTCGGGGGTGCCTACGTTGCCGCGGCGGACGACTACACGGCCCTCTACTGGAACCCCGCTGGCCTTGCCCTAATACGAAAGACCGAGTGCAACTTAGGACTGAGCCATACCCGCCACCGAGACGAGGCTACGGCCTTCGGGGTGTCCGTCACGGACCGGACCAATCAGACGCGACTCAACGCGGCGGGGCTCGTCCTGCCCGTTCCCACCTACCGCGGCAGCCTGGTTTTTGCCTTCGGCTACCACCGGCCGCGGACGTTCGACAACTCGTTCGCCTTCCGCTGGTTTAACCCTACCCCGAACGATCGCGTGACCCAGCAATGGAACGAGTTTGAGGATGGGTACCTCGACGTCTGGAGCGCGGGAGGCGCTATCGATGTGAGTCCGGACTTGTCGGTCGGCCTTTCTATGAGTCGCTGGGGCGGTAAGAACAGCTACCAGTGGACCTTGCGCGAGTACGACTCCCAGGACCTCTACACCTTCGCCCAGGGGTTGGACGAAGACAACATTCATACTTCTGTGAAAGCCTACGAGTTTAAGGTTGGTGCGCTCTACCGGCTCGGGAGTCTGGTGCGCCTGGGAGCCACGTTGACGTTACCCCGCACCTTCACGTTCTCGGAGGAATGGTCCCAGAACTCCAAAACCCAATTCGACAACGGCTCGCAAGAGGTTTACCGGGAAGACGGCTCTTGGGAGTATCAGGTTGAGTTTCCGTTCGTGTTCAGTGCGGGAGCTTCCCTGCACCTGCTTAACCTGATGGGAACGGGGGAGATCGAGGTCATTGACTGGAGCCAGGTCAAATACGCGACCGATCCTCCCCAGGAAGGCGTGAGTCGGACGGAAGCCAATCTCGCCATCCACGAGAACTACCGTACCACCACCAATCTGAAACTGGGCGCAGAGTTCACCATACCTGGCCTGGGTCTCCAACTGCGGGGAGGAGCTGCCCTTGTACCGTCGCCCCTTCGAAATGTGGGTTCGGAGTTCGATCGCAAGTATTTTTCCCTGGGAGTCGGCTTGCTCCTGGACAAGCAGCTCAAAGTGGACCTTTCCTGGACGCGCGGCAACTGGTCCCAGAAAACGGAAAAGCTCAGCGAGGATCTGCGCGACCTGACGGAAAGGGTTCACCGCGATCTCTTCATGGCTACGGTTGCCTTCAGATTTTAG
- a CDS encoding energy transducer TonB encodes MAAESESFPEDEEVGPGVALGSQAGLAGQEGAEVGSLFFLPRAIREVFPEFPARLRGKVRGVVELMLRIGPTGEVEEVLVVRNTTGSQELEKAAVEAARRCVFVAPRDQYGRPVSVWAPKVYAFE; translated from the coding sequence GTGGCAGCAGAGTCGGAGAGCTTTCCCGAGGACGAGGAGGTAGGCCCAGGAGTGGCGCTCGGCAGCCAGGCCGGTCTTGCGGGCCAAGAGGGAGCCGAAGTCGGCAGCTTATTCTTCTTGCCGCGGGCAATCCGCGAGGTCTTTCCGGAATTTCCCGCGCGGCTTCGCGGCAAGGTAAGGGGTGTCGTGGAGCTGATGTTGCGCATTGGCCCTACGGGCGAGGTGGAGGAGGTGCTTGTGGTGCGGAACACCACCGGAAGTCAGGAACTGGAGAAGGCCGCGGTGGAAGCTGCCAGGCGGTGCGTGTTCGTGGCTCCGCGCGATCAGTACGGGCGGCCCGTCTCCGTCTGGGCCCCGAAGGTCTACGCGTTCGAATAG
- a CDS encoding tetratricopeptide repeat protein has product MLRTGRPLAAVSLTAFLHLAGVSGAPAHGAPAPTASVTEWFRAGNDLYRQGQYREAIAQYQRVLDSGYESAELYYNLGNCYYRLRQIGKAVLYLERARRLAPNDEDIAHNLAVVQLQVVDKIPEIPRWFLHRWAASARDLLSLDQWTVTLLVLYLGTIGLAIVRVLVRKKAVQQWSGRGAVVLGALTVLVGLFWAGALHAHRQLYGVILDAKVDVRSGPEGTATELFSLHEGTRVQIRKQTGNWCEIRLPDGKVGWVTRSSLEVI; this is encoded by the coding sequence ATGCTCAGGACGGGAAGACCGTTGGCAGCCGTTAGCCTTACCGCTTTCCTCCATTTGGCCGGGGTCTCAGGGGCGCCAGCGCACGGCGCTCCCGCGCCTACGGCCAGTGTGACCGAATGGTTCCGCGCCGGCAATGACCTGTACCGACAGGGACAGTACCGGGAAGCCATCGCTCAGTACCAGCGTGTTCTGGACTCGGGGTACGAGAGCGCCGAGCTGTACTACAACCTTGGCAATTGCTACTACCGGCTTCGCCAGATCGGGAAGGCGGTGCTTTACCTCGAACGGGCACGGAGGCTGGCGCCCAACGACGAGGACATTGCTCATAACCTGGCAGTGGTCCAGTTACAGGTAGTCGACAAGATCCCGGAAATCCCCCGCTGGTTCCTGCACCGCTGGGCTGCCTCCGCCCGAGACCTGCTGTCGCTGGACCAGTGGACCGTGACGCTGCTGGTCCTGTATCTTGGCACCATAGGCCTCGCGATTGTCCGCGTGCTGGTCCGGAAAAAGGCCGTGCAGCAATGGTCAGGGCGCGGTGCCGTTGTTCTGGGGGCCTTGACCGTCCTCGTCGGCCTGTTCTGGGCCGGTGCGTTGCACGCTCACAGACAGCTCTACGGGGTGATTCTGGACGCCAAAGTGGACGTGCGGAGCGGTCCGGAAGGCACGGCGACCGAGCTTTTCTCTCTCCACGAGGGCACGCGCGTGCAAATTCGCAAGCAGACGGGGAATTGGTGCGAAATCCGGTTGCCCGACGGGAAAGTTGGGTGGGTAACGAGAAGTTCGCTGGAAGTGATTTAG
- a CDS encoding BatD family protein — MRGRFGIGKWVLAALAALGASVSFGQGSLSVSARVVPNPVGLNQTFRLEIELEGPEAQGAVDVSLPDLSEFATYLGSQGTSQSIQIIGGRMSVSRSFNYAYMATKSGKFTIPPIEVRVGGKSVRTDAVSIEVLAAPPSAPAQPSPGRPASPAQPQGEDQIFLRAKVNKQRVYVGEPVIVTFSIYTRLNVTGYAITKLPSTTGFWVEDIDVPQPAPTYEENIDGVRYAVADIKKMALFPTTPGELKIEPMAVDCEVRVRRTSRPRDFFDAFFEDPFFGSVVRQTLYSSPVTIRVLPLPDEGRPADFSGAVGQFRMDARLDKDSVLTNEAVSLTVRIHGTGNIRVIGEPKLELPPDIERYDPKVTEQIDRSGNSVGGSKTFEYVLVPRFAGEQVIRPIRFSYFDPAAGQYKTLMSPSFVIRVGRGKEEAALVPGMSKTEVRLVGQDIRFIRTEVSGWHRIGWHVHRTALFYLGLIMPAMALGAAVAYRRQQDRLAGDLALARARRAQRGAAKRLRRARSLLRVERQEEFYAEVSRAIVGFVADKLNVPAAGVTSEAAESLLRQRGVPESVLAEFLDLWRICDFQRFAPAASDTSEMQKVLERAESVIVQLEKAL, encoded by the coding sequence ATGCGCGGGAGGTTCGGTATCGGGAAGTGGGTTCTTGCAGCTCTGGCAGCGCTCGGCGCGAGCGTTTCCTTCGGCCAGGGTAGCCTCAGCGTGTCCGCGCGGGTCGTCCCGAACCCGGTGGGACTGAACCAGACCTTCCGCCTGGAGATCGAACTCGAGGGGCCGGAAGCCCAAGGCGCAGTGGACGTTTCGCTCCCGGATCTCAGTGAGTTTGCCACGTACCTCGGGTCCCAGGGCACCTCCCAGAGCATCCAGATCATCGGCGGTCGGATGAGCGTCTCGCGGAGCTTCAATTACGCCTATATGGCTACCAAGAGCGGGAAGTTCACGATTCCCCCGATCGAGGTGCGAGTCGGCGGCAAGTCGGTCCGCACCGATGCGGTGAGCATTGAAGTGCTGGCGGCACCACCGTCGGCGCCAGCTCAACCTTCACCCGGACGACCGGCAAGCCCCGCGCAGCCTCAGGGAGAGGATCAGATTTTCCTGCGGGCGAAGGTCAACAAGCAGAGGGTGTACGTGGGGGAACCGGTGATCGTCACGTTTTCCATCTACACCCGCCTGAACGTGACGGGATACGCCATCACGAAGCTACCCAGCACCACCGGCTTCTGGGTCGAAGACATCGATGTCCCGCAGCCCGCTCCCACGTACGAGGAGAACATCGACGGGGTCCGCTACGCGGTGGCGGACATCAAGAAGATGGCTCTGTTCCCGACCACCCCCGGCGAGCTCAAAATCGAGCCCATGGCCGTCGACTGCGAGGTGCGCGTCCGCCGGACTTCGCGCCCACGGGACTTTTTTGACGCCTTCTTCGAGGACCCCTTCTTCGGGAGCGTGGTGCGACAGACCCTGTATTCGTCTCCGGTAACGATCCGGGTGTTGCCACTCCCTGACGAAGGGCGACCTGCTGACTTCTCCGGCGCAGTGGGTCAATTCCGGATGGACGCAAGGTTGGACAAGGATTCGGTGCTGACCAATGAGGCTGTTTCTTTGACCGTGAGAATTCACGGTACCGGAAACATTCGCGTCATCGGGGAACCGAAGCTGGAGCTTCCCCCTGATATCGAGAGGTACGATCCCAAAGTCACGGAGCAGATCGACCGGAGCGGCAATTCGGTTGGGGGGAGCAAGACCTTCGAGTACGTTCTGGTTCCCCGCTTTGCCGGGGAACAGGTGATTCGCCCGATCCGGTTCTCCTACTTCGATCCAGCGGCTGGCCAGTACAAGACCCTTATGTCGCCCTCCTTCGTGATCCGGGTCGGGCGGGGCAAGGAAGAAGCGGCCCTCGTCCCTGGAATGTCCAAGACGGAAGTGCGCCTCGTCGGTCAGGATATTCGCTTCATCCGGACCGAGGTGTCTGGCTGGCACCGTATCGGATGGCACGTCCACAGGACGGCGCTCTTTTACCTCGGGCTGATCATGCCGGCAATGGCTCTGGGAGCGGCCGTGGCCTACAGGCGTCAGCAGGATCGGCTTGCGGGTGACCTGGCCCTGGCACGCGCCCGCCGCGCCCAGAGAGGGGCTGCGAAGCGGTTGCGGAGGGCACGTTCGCTGCTGCGCGTGGAGCGACAGGAGGAGTTCTACGCGGAAGTCTCGCGGGCGATCGTGGGATTCGTCGCCGATAAGCTCAATGTGCCGGCGGCCGGTGTGACCAGCGAGGCGGCGGAGAGCCTGCTTCGCCAGCGTGGGGTGCCGGAGTCGGTATTGGCGGAGTTCCTGGATCTGTGGCGGATCTGCGACTTCCAGCGCTTTGCTCCGGCCGCCTCGGACACTTCGGAGATGCAAAAAGTGCTGGAACGGGCCGAGAGCGTGATTGTCCAGCTTGAAAAGGCTTTGTGA
- a CDS encoding tetratricopeptide repeat protein, with the protein MRDVRSWIVLGFAALVAGAGLVPAATAQPGRKQIKRGNELFRRELYDEALVQYQDALLQSPNNPFAQFNIGDAQYQKNNFEEALQAFERATALQDPILLSQAYYNLGNTLYRLGHLTEAILAYKKALELNPGDEDAKYNLEYVLAKLKQESQKQSLSPQPQPQQQKQEQQGGQGQEGQQKGEQRHEEQQQTQEGQAQAQQDQQQADQGRKQRAQERQLSKEEAERLLDALNEAEKKLLKDRAVHEGSIRRAKDW; encoded by the coding sequence ATGAGAGACGTGCGTTCGTGGATCGTTCTGGGGTTCGCGGCGCTTGTGGCAGGCGCCGGGCTGGTCCCTGCCGCCACTGCTCAACCCGGCCGGAAACAGATCAAACGGGGGAACGAGCTCTTTCGTCGCGAACTGTACGACGAGGCTCTGGTCCAGTACCAGGACGCCTTGCTTCAGTCGCCGAACAATCCCTTCGCCCAGTTCAACATCGGCGATGCTCAGTATCAGAAGAACAATTTTGAAGAGGCCCTCCAGGCCTTCGAACGAGCCACTGCGCTCCAAGATCCGATCTTGCTTTCGCAGGCCTACTACAATCTGGGCAACACGCTGTACCGGCTCGGCCATCTGACCGAGGCTATTCTGGCCTACAAGAAAGCGCTGGAGCTGAATCCCGGGGACGAAGACGCGAAATACAACCTGGAATATGTTCTCGCCAAGCTGAAGCAGGAGAGTCAGAAGCAGTCGCTTTCACCTCAGCCGCAGCCACAACAGCAGAAACAAGAGCAGCAGGGTGGACAAGGGCAAGAGGGTCAACAGAAGGGCGAGCAGCGCCACGAGGAGCAACAACAGACCCAGGAGGGGCAGGCGCAAGCACAGCAGGATCAGCAGCAAGCAGACCAGGGAAGGAAACAGCGGGCGCAAGAGCGGCAGCTCAGCAAGGAGGAAGCCGAGCGTCTCCTGGATGCGTTGAACGAAGCGGAGAAAAAACTCCTCAAGGATCGCGCGGTGCACGAAGGGTCCATTCGGAGGGCGAAGGACTGGTAG